From a single Chitinophaga sp. Cy-1792 genomic region:
- a CDS encoding M13 family metallopeptidase, with protein MKQNLIAGIGFTALSVLMACNQGQKKEAAKATPDPLAANRDTTINPRQDFFEYANGGWIKRNPIPPEYSSWGIGNLVQEELYTRLREINEKAVANPSDPISKKIAAFWKEGMDSVKLNADGIKPIEPKLKAIDGITNLQELAQVSAQLSTFAGVLSVIGIEQDAKNSERMSVIFWQGGIGLPNRDYYFNTDDRTAKIRAAYPGHISRMLQFTGMSAAAASSAAADIVKLETILAKNSRKLEALRDPEANYHKMPVSKLNQLAGNIDWSKYLQQQGISKFADTVIVGQPEFYTALSNALKSEKLETWKNYLKWMVVSEAAPYLSDSISYADFEFYGKLLSGREKQQVRWKRVLNAEEKAMGEALGQLFVKEYFPAKAKKRYEDLVEDIRGALKTRIQNLTWMSDSTKEKALYKLSKITKKVGYPDKWKDFSAMDIKEQSYFDNVYQAGLWWHQYSINKLGKPVDRTEWDMTPQTYNAYYNPSNNEIVLPAGIFTVPGKRDAELDDALVYGYAGASTIGHEITHGFDDEGRQFDAAGNLKSWWSKEDEKKFNERAAVMVKQFDGYVVVDSLHINGKATLGENIADLGGILLGWDAFQKTEQFKKNEKISGLTPSERYFLGYSLGWVSHTKKEELARRVLTDVHSPAKFRVNGPFSDVDAFYEVYGLKPGDGMYRPDSLRVRIW; from the coding sequence ATGAAGCAAAATCTAATTGCCGGCATCGGCTTTACCGCTTTATCTGTCTTAATGGCGTGTAACCAGGGACAGAAAAAAGAAGCAGCCAAAGCAACCCCCGACCCGCTGGCCGCCAACAGAGACACCACCATTAACCCCAGGCAGGATTTCTTTGAATATGCCAATGGCGGATGGATCAAGAGAAACCCAATCCCGCCTGAATATAGCTCCTGGGGCATCGGTAACCTGGTACAAGAAGAACTCTACACCAGGTTACGTGAGATCAATGAAAAAGCAGTCGCTAACCCTTCAGACCCTATATCCAAAAAGATCGCAGCTTTCTGGAAAGAAGGCATGGACTCTGTAAAGCTGAATGCTGACGGCATCAAGCCTATTGAGCCAAAGCTGAAAGCCATTGATGGCATTACTAATCTGCAGGAGCTGGCGCAGGTAAGTGCACAGTTAAGCACATTTGCAGGCGTTTTATCCGTCATCGGTATTGAGCAGGACGCGAAAAACAGCGAACGTATGTCCGTCATCTTCTGGCAGGGCGGCATTGGCTTACCTAACAGAGATTATTATTTCAATACAGATGACCGTACTGCAAAAATCAGGGCCGCTTATCCGGGCCATATTTCCAGGATGTTGCAGTTTACCGGCATGAGCGCAGCAGCAGCCAGCAGTGCAGCAGCCGATATCGTAAAGCTGGAAACCATCCTGGCAAAAAACAGCCGCAAACTGGAAGCACTCCGCGATCCGGAGGCGAATTACCATAAAATGCCGGTGAGCAAGCTGAATCAGCTGGCAGGGAATATTGACTGGAGCAAATACCTGCAACAGCAGGGCATCAGCAAATTTGCTGATACTGTGATTGTGGGCCAGCCGGAATTCTATACCGCCTTAAGCAATGCCCTGAAATCAGAGAAGCTGGAAACCTGGAAAAATTACCTGAAATGGATGGTAGTAAGCGAAGCAGCTCCTTATCTGAGTGATAGCATCAGTTATGCAGATTTTGAATTCTATGGCAAACTGCTGAGTGGAAGAGAAAAGCAACAGGTTCGCTGGAAACGTGTACTGAATGCTGAAGAAAAAGCCATGGGCGAGGCATTGGGACAACTGTTCGTAAAAGAGTATTTCCCTGCCAAAGCTAAAAAACGCTATGAAGACCTGGTAGAAGATATCCGCGGTGCGCTTAAGACACGTATCCAGAACCTTACCTGGATGAGCGACAGCACTAAAGAAAAAGCGCTGTACAAGCTCTCTAAAATCACCAAAAAAGTAGGTTATCCTGATAAATGGAAAGATTTCTCTGCCATGGATATCAAGGAACAGTCTTACTTCGACAACGTTTATCAGGCCGGGCTCTGGTGGCATCAATACAGTATCAACAAGCTGGGCAAGCCGGTGGACCGTACCGAGTGGGACATGACCCCTCAGACCTACAACGCTTATTACAACCCGAGCAACAACGAAATCGTGCTGCCGGCGGGTATTTTCACCGTTCCGGGCAAGCGCGACGCAGAACTGGACGATGCGCTGGTATATGGTTATGCAGGCGCGTCTACCATCGGCCATGAGATCACCCATGGCTTTGACGACGAAGGCCGTCAGTTTGATGCAGCGGGTAACCTGAAAAGTTGGTGGAGCAAAGAAGATGAGAAAAAATTCAACGAGCGTGCAGCCGTAATGGTGAAACAATTCGATGGATATGTGGTAGTAGACAGCTTACATATCAACGGTAAAGCGACACTGGGAGAGAACATTGCAGACCTCGGCGGTATCTTGCTGGGCTGGGATGCCTTCCAGAAAACCGAACAGTTCAAGAAAAACGAGAAAATCTCCGGTTTGACGCCATCAGAGCGCTATTTCCTGGGATATTCCCTGGGATGGGTGAGCCATACCAAGAAAGAAGAGTTGGCCAGAAGGGTGCTTACCGATGTACATTCTCCGGCGAAATTCAGGGTGAACGGGCCTTTCAGCGATGTAGACGCATTTTATGAAGTTTATGGCCTGAAACCGGGAGATGGTATGTACAGACCTGATAGTCTGCGGGTACGTATCTGGTAG
- a CDS encoding DUF5009 domain-containing protein, translating into MINNLRKGRIGSIDTFRGITILVMIFVNNVAGVAGIPSWLEHAHADEDRMTFVDVVFPAFLFIVGMSIPFAINNRLAKGDSFWKLQGHIAWRTLGLLVLGLFMVNTGRLNKEATGMSEPAWALLFYGAAILVWNVYRFKQKWLAILLKLIGMAGLIYLGYIYRGGKEGTHYLEPQWWGILGLIGWAYLYASIIYQLVKGASGGIFLMIAICIAYYAVVHQPFIQNSSLAWIGGQAVNAVHTAIVLCGLLLSLFYFDEDLDLNGSKLISRVTGFFILLMIASICLHPQYKISKIHATPSWALNSAAICVVVYSILFFLVDVKQVTRWTGFFAPAGSNPLLTYILPDIIYFAMLFFGLQYPDAFGEGWTGILWSACFAVLMLFLVKGLNKLGIRLQL; encoded by the coding sequence ATGATCAATAATCTGAGAAAAGGACGCATAGGTTCTATCGATACCTTCAGAGGCATCACTATCCTGGTGATGATCTTCGTCAATAATGTTGCAGGTGTAGCCGGTATCCCCTCCTGGCTGGAACATGCCCATGCCGACGAAGATCGTATGACCTTCGTAGATGTCGTTTTTCCCGCCTTTCTTTTTATTGTAGGTATGTCGATTCCGTTTGCCATCAACAACAGACTGGCAAAGGGCGACAGCTTCTGGAAACTACAGGGGCATATCGCCTGGCGAACTTTAGGTTTGCTGGTGCTGGGACTTTTTATGGTAAATACCGGCAGATTAAACAAAGAGGCCACTGGCATGTCTGAACCCGCATGGGCACTGCTGTTTTACGGCGCTGCTATACTGGTATGGAACGTATACAGGTTCAAACAAAAATGGCTGGCCATCTTACTAAAACTCATTGGTATGGCCGGCTTAATCTATCTGGGCTATATCTACCGGGGAGGAAAAGAGGGTACACATTATCTCGAGCCGCAATGGTGGGGGATTTTAGGGCTCATTGGCTGGGCTTATCTGTATGCCTCCATCATCTACCAGCTGGTGAAAGGTGCCAGCGGTGGCATCTTCCTGATGATAGCCATTTGTATCGCCTATTATGCGGTGGTACATCAGCCATTTATACAGAATAGCAGCCTGGCCTGGATCGGTGGACAAGCGGTAAATGCTGTACACACAGCAATTGTACTCTGTGGTTTGTTGTTGTCATTGTTTTATTTTGATGAAGACCTGGATTTGAATGGCTCTAAATTGATTTCACGTGTTACAGGCTTTTTTATTCTGCTGATGATTGCCAGCATCTGCCTGCACCCCCAGTATAAAATATCTAAAATACACGCCACACCAAGCTGGGCACTAAACAGCGCTGCTATTTGTGTAGTCGTTTATTCAATTTTATTTTTTCTGGTAGATGTTAAACAGGTAACCCGATGGACAGGTTTTTTCGCGCCGGCAGGTTCAAATCCTTTACTGACCTATATTTTGCCTGATATCATTTACTTCGCCATGCTGTTTTTCGGCCTGCAATATCCTGACGCTTTCGGTGAAGGATGGACAGGGATTTTGTGGAGTGCCTGCTTTGCCGTACTGATGCTATTCCTGGTAAAAGGACTTAATAAACTGGGTATCAGACTACAACTATAA